In a genomic window of Chrysemys picta bellii isolate R12L10 chromosome 1, ASM1138683v2, whole genome shotgun sequence:
- the LOC135980778 gene encoding uncharacterized protein LOC135980778, with the protein MQSSPAVMAMQSGNRKRAPAWTDREVLDLIAVWGDESVLSELRSKRRNAKIYEKISKDMAERGYSRDATQCRVKIKELRQGYQKTKEANGRSGSHPQTSRFYEALHSILGAAATTTPPVTVDSEDGILSTAGSSDMLGDGEDEEGDEEGEAVGSSHNADFPDSQDLFITLTEIPYEASPAITPDTESGEGSATPSATVSQPSLESHSQRLARIRRRKKRTREDMFSELMASSQAQAAQQTQWRENLTRMHQANMDREERWRQEDQQATQTLLGLLREQTDTLQRLVDVLQERRQEDRAPLQSISNRPPPPPSPIPTSPKVQRRRGGRVPANSHSTPAESSSSRRLSFPKI; encoded by the exons atgcagagctctccagcagtgatggccatgcagtctgggaatagaaagagagccccagcatggactgatcgtgaagtcttggatctcatcgctgtgtggggcgatgagtccgtgctttccgagctgcgatccaaaagaaggaatgcaaagatctacgagaagatctctaaagacatggcagagagaggatacagccgggatgcaacgcagtgccgcgtgaaaatcaaggagctgagacaaggctaccagaagaccaaagaggcaaacggacgctccggatcccatccccagacatcccgtttctacgaggcactgcattccatcctcggtgctgccgccaccactaccccaccagtgaccgtggactctgaggatgggatactgtccacggccggttcctcagacatgttaggggacggggaagatgaggaaggagatgaggagggcgaggcagttggcagctctcacaacgctgatttccctgacagccaggatctcttcatcacccttacagagatcccctacgaagcgtccccagccattaccccggacacagaatctggtgaaggatcagcca ccccgtctgcgactgtctcacaacctagcctggaatcacactcccagaggctagcgcggattaggcgtaggaagaagaggacacgggaggacatgttctctgagcttatggcctcttcccaagcccaggcagcacagcagacccagtggcgggagaacttgacccgaatgcaccaagccaacatggatcgggaggagaggtggcggcaggaagaccagcaggcgactcaaacgctgcttggactactgagggagcaaacggacacgctccagcgccttgtggatgttctgcaggaacggaggcaggaggacagagccccgctgcagtccatctctaaccgccctcccccgccaccaagtcccatacccacctcacccaaagtgcaaagaaggagaggcggcagagtccctgctaactctcactccacccctgcagagagctctagtagcagaaggctctcatttcccaaaatttga